The following coding sequences lie in one Flavobacteriales bacterium genomic window:
- the yaaA gene encoding peroxide stress protein YaaA codes for MLILLSPAKKLSIAGEKLKNNTLPTQLDKSEQLINELKKYSPKKIQELMGVSPAIAELNVDRYHLWKKEHNQTDSKQAIFTFTGEVYSGLDATSLSEKEINYAQDHLRILSGLYGVLKPLDFMHEYRLEMGTKLKIKKHSNLYSFWGDVITSELNDVLASHKNKTVINLASTEYFKSVNPKKLNAKIITPIFKDGKNGDYKVVMVYAKKARGMMANYIIKNKIENTEELIGFNSEGYYYNPKLSTETELVFYRD; via the coding sequence ATGCTGATATTACTCTCACCAGCTAAAAAACTTAGTATAGCAGGTGAAAAACTAAAAAATAATACGTTACCAACTCAACTTGATAAATCGGAGCAGCTAATAAATGAGCTGAAAAAATATTCGCCAAAGAAAATACAAGAGTTAATGGGGGTAAGCCCAGCAATTGCGGAGTTGAATGTTGATCGATATCATTTATGGAAAAAAGAACATAATCAAACTGACTCAAAACAAGCTATATTTACATTTACTGGAGAAGTTTATAGTGGATTAGACGCTACATCTTTATCTGAAAAAGAAATCAATTATGCTCAAGACCATTTGAGGATATTATCGGGTTTGTATGGTGTATTAAAACCTTTAGACTTCATGCACGAGTACCGTTTAGAGATGGGAACAAAACTAAAGATTAAAAAACACAGCAATCTGTATAGTTTCTGGGGAGATGTTATTACTAGTGAACTAAACGATGTTTTAGCATCACATAAAAATAAAACCGTTATAAACCTAGCTTCTACGGAGTATTTTAAATCGGTAAACCCTAAAAAATTAAATGCCAAAATAATAACCCCCATTTTTAAAGATGGTAAAAATGGCGACTATAAAGTGGTGATGGTGTATGCCAAAAAAGCAAGGGGTATGATGGCGAATTACATCATTAAAAACAAGATTGAAAATACCGAAGAATTGATTGGCTTTAACTCAGAGGGGTATTACTACAACCCAAAGTTATCGACAGAAACAGAATTGGTTTTTTATAGAGATTAG
- a CDS encoding GtrA family protein: MNKDSWMISFLKYQVAAIVATAVDFIVLIVLTEAFHVWYVYSTALGALAGALANFNLCRYWAFTKSKNKFVNQVYKYILVSSGSLVLNTFLVYILTDFGHINYTTSKVLTSIMVAVFYNYTLQKYFVFKK, from the coding sequence ATGAATAAAGATTCATGGATGATATCGTTTTTAAAGTATCAGGTTGCCGCGATAGTAGCCACAGCTGTCGATTTTATCGTACTGATTGTACTTACAGAGGCATTTCATGTTTGGTATGTTTATTCTACAGCTTTGGGTGCTTTAGCTGGTGCTTTGGCAAATTTTAATTTATGCAGGTATTGGGCATTTACCAAATCAAAAAACAAATTTGTGAACCAAGTTTACAAATACATTTTAGTTTCGTCGGGTAGTTTAGTGCTAAATACTTTTTTGGTGTATATACTTACCGATTTTGGTCACATTAACTATACCACATCTAAAGTTTTAACCTCAATTATGGTAGCAGTATTTTACAATTATACCCTCCAAAAATATTTTGTTTTCAAAAAATAA
- a CDS encoding YqgE/AlgH family protein has translation MTTNPLDYSIAELNTLDLAQGRLLIAEPFMNDPYFKRSVVLLTEHKKEGSLGFILNHPLNITVNDTLRDFPEFNAQVFMGGPVQTDSLFYIHTQGNIITESEHIIDNLYWSGNFEQLKDMIIDQQIFPNEIMFFVGYSGWDYPQIKNEVKANSWIISDLNSFTISDFKDEHLWKKALQKMGPKHTVLSNFPEDPSLN, from the coding sequence ATGACAACAAACCCTTTAGATTACTCCATAGCTGAACTTAATACACTTGATTTAGCTCAAGGCAGACTTTTAATTGCTGAACCTTTTATGAACGACCCTTACTTTAAACGCTCGGTAGTATTGTTAACCGAACACAAAAAAGAAGGTTCGTTAGGTTTTATTTTAAACCACCCATTAAACATAACCGTAAACGATACGTTAAGAGACTTCCCTGAATTTAATGCTCAGGTATTTATGGGTGGACCCGTTCAAACAGATAGTTTATTTTACATCCACACACAAGGTAATATTATAACAGAAAGTGAACATATTATTGATAATTTGTATTGGTCGGGTAATTTTGAGCAATTAAAAGACATGATTATTGACCAACAAATTTTTCCAAATGAAATCATGTTTTTTGTAGGTTATTCAGGTTGGGATTACCCTCAAATTAAAAACGAAGTAAAAGCTAATTCTTGGATTATTTCGGATTTAAATAGTTTTACTATAAGCGATTTTAAAGACGAACACCTTTGGAAAAAAGCTTTACAGAAAATGGGCCCAAAACATACAGTTCTCTCCAATTTTCCTGAAGATCCAAGTTTAAATTAA
- a CDS encoding ABC transporter substrate-binding protein produces the protein MKNLKNLFVVIVATCLIACGNQSSSDKTIGKKIFRYNESAGITSLDPAFSRNIENIWACNNLYNGLVQMDDELKIEACIANGWEISEDGKTYTFYLKNNVYFHDHELFENGKGRKVVANDFVYSFNRIIDSKVASPGAWVFNNLAFDEQHKYSPFEAINDTTLKIYLNQPFPPFLGILTMQYCSVVPHEIVDYYKNDYSSNPVGTGAFKFKMWDEGNKMVFVKNENYFEKDKEGNSLPYLDAVAITFIKDEEIEFLKFLNGELDFVSGREGSYKEEIFTADGELKAKYTDKITMLTNPYLNTEYLGILVNDELDIVANSPLKKKLVRQAINYGFNREQMISYLRKNIGTPAHSGFIPKGLPSYNEDEVKGYTYNPEKAKELLYAAGFPNGKNLPEITLFTTMGYVDLCEFIQHQLNEIGIKVKVEILQATTHRELVARSKLNFFRKSWIADYPDAENYLALFYSKNFTPHGPNYTQFKNYEFDKLYEKAIAEVNDSIRYDYYRAMDRILIEEAPVVTLYYDEVVRLIQANVDGLGINPINLLTLKNVKIDKK, from the coding sequence ATGAAAAACCTAAAAAACCTATTTGTTGTTATCGTTGCTACCTGTTTAATTGCATGTGGAAATCAATCTAGTTCGGATAAAACCATCGGTAAAAAAATATTTCGTTACAACGAATCTGCTGGTATCACATCGTTAGACCCTGCATTTTCGAGAAACATCGAAAACATCTGGGCGTGTAATAATTTGTACAATGGCTTGGTTCAAATGGATGACGAACTGAAAATTGAAGCCTGTATTGCTAATGGTTGGGAAATTTCTGAAGATGGAAAAACTTATACTTTCTATTTAAAAAACAACGTTTATTTTCATGATCATGAATTATTTGAGAATGGAAAAGGTAGAAAAGTTGTTGCAAACGATTTTGTTTATAGTTTCAACCGTATTATTGATTCAAAAGTAGCATCGCCTGGTGCATGGGTATTTAACAACTTAGCATTTGACGAACAACACAAATATTCTCCGTTTGAAGCAATAAACGATACAACACTTAAAATCTATTTAAACCAACCTTTCCCTCCATTTTTAGGGATTTTAACCATGCAATATTGTTCTGTTGTTCCTCACGAAATTGTTGATTATTACAAAAACGATTATTCAAGCAACCCCGTTGGAACTGGTGCTTTTAAGTTTAAAATGTGGGACGAAGGAAATAAAATGGTTTTTGTAAAAAACGAAAACTATTTTGAGAAAGACAAAGAAGGAAATTCATTACCTTATCTTGATGCTGTAGCCATTACCTTTATTAAAGATGAAGAAATTGAATTTTTAAAATTCTTAAATGGTGAGTTAGATTTTGTTTCAGGCAGGGAAGGAAGTTATAAAGAAGAAATTTTTACTGCTGATGGCGAATTAAAAGCAAAATACACCGACAAAATTACTATGCTTACTAACCCATACTTAAATACTGAATACTTGGGTATTTTAGTAAACGACGAATTGGATATTGTAGCCAATAGTCCATTGAAAAAGAAATTGGTTCGACAAGCCATTAACTATGGTTTTAATCGCGAACAGATGATTTCTTATTTAAGAAAAAACATCGGAACACCAGCTCATTCTGGTTTTATCCCAAAAGGTTTACCATCGTACAACGAAGATGAAGTAAAAGGGTACACTTACAATCCCGAAAAAGCAAAAGAACTGTTGTATGCAGCAGGCTTTCCTAATGGAAAAAATTTACCTGAAATTACATTGTTTACTACCATGGGTTATGTTGATTTGTGTGAATTTATTCAACACCAACTGAATGAAATTGGTATAAAAGTAAAAGTAGAAATATTACAAGCTACCACTCATCGTGAATTGGTTGCACGTTCGAAACTTAACTTTTTTAGAAAATCGTGGATAGCCGATTACCCTGATGCTGAAAATTATTTAGCATTATTTTACAGTAAAAATTTTACCCCTCACGGACCAAATTATACCCAATTTAAAAACTATGAATTCGATAAATTGTACGAAAAAGCAATTGCAGAGGTAAACGATTCTATTCGTTACGACTACTATAGAGCCATGGATAGAATTTTAATTGAAGAAGCTCCTGTGGTTACTTTGTATTATGATGAAGTTGTGCGTTTAATTCAAGCAAATGTTGATGGTTTAGGAATAAACCCAATTAATTTACTTACGTTGAAAAATGTGAAGATAGATAAAAAATAG
- the msrA gene encoding peptide-methionine (S)-S-oxide reductase MsrA, whose protein sequence is MDTITFGAGCFWCVEAIFSDLKGVEQVVSGYAGGSVKNPSYKEVCTGNTGHAEVCQVTYNPEIITYQELLEVFWQVHDPTTLNRQGGDVGTQYRSAIFYHNEEQRKVAEEFKATLNQEKVYPDPIVTEITAFTNFYPAEDYHQDYFELNGENPYCKAVVRPKVEKFRKVFKDKLKK, encoded by the coding sequence ATGGATACAATTACTTTTGGAGCAGGCTGTTTTTGGTGTGTAGAAGCCATTTTTTCTGATTTAAAGGGAGTAGAACAAGTTGTTTCTGGATATGCTGGAGGTTCAGTAAAAAATCCATCTTACAAAGAAGTTTGTACTGGTAATACAGGTCATGCGGAGGTTTGTCAGGTAACGTACAACCCTGAAATAATTACCTACCAAGAATTGTTAGAAGTATTTTGGCAAGTACACGATCCAACAACTTTAAACCGACAAGGTGGAGATGTTGGTACGCAATATCGCTCGGCTATATTTTATCATAATGAAGAACAACGAAAGGTTGCAGAAGAGTTTAAAGCGACTTTAAATCAAGAGAAAGTTTATCCAGATCCTATTGTTACTGAAATTACAGCTTTCACAAATTTTTATCCTGCAGAAGATTATCATCAAGATTATTTTGAATTGAATGGAGAAAACCCATATTGTAAAGCAGTTGTGAGACCTAAAGTTGAAAAATTTAGAAAGGTTTTTAAGGATAAGTTAAAGAAGTAA
- a CDS encoding inositol-3-phosphate synthase yields MTNNIKSAEGRLGILLPGLGAVATTVIAGVHAVNKGISKPIGSTTQMGTIRLGKRTENRTPLVKDFIPLADLKKVVFGGWDLFEENVYESAIHAGVIDKTTLDLLKSELEQIKPMKAVFDKKYVKKLNGTYIKEGKTKMELANALRQDIKDFKAKNNCDRLAMVWCGSTEIYLEVSDVHMTIENFEKGLENNDPNIAPSMIYAYAAIKEGVPYANGAPNLSADIPALVNLAKESGVPICGKDFKTGQTLMKTIIAPGLKTRSLGIAGWFSTNILGNRDGEVLDDPDNFKTKEVSKLGVLEEILEPEKNPDLYKDLYHKVRINYYPPHGDNKEGWDNIDIFGWMGYRMQIKVDFLCRDSILAAPLVLDLAIFLDLASRAGMSGVQEWLSFYFKSPQEKTKGLKPIHDIFKQEMKLMNTLRYLQGEELITHLGLDYED; encoded by the coding sequence ATGACAAACAACATTAAAAGTGCAGAAGGAAGGCTTGGAATACTTTTACCTGGGCTTGGTGCAGTTGCAACTACCGTTATTGCAGGCGTCCATGCGGTAAACAAAGGAATTTCAAAACCCATAGGTTCAACTACCCAAATGGGAACCATACGCTTAGGAAAACGAACAGAAAACAGAACTCCATTGGTAAAAGATTTTATTCCATTAGCTGATTTAAAAAAAGTAGTTTTTGGTGGTTGGGATTTATTTGAAGAAAATGTTTACGAATCGGCAATACATGCTGGTGTAATAGATAAAACCACATTGGATTTATTAAAATCGGAATTGGAACAAATTAAACCAATGAAAGCTGTTTTTGATAAAAAATACGTTAAAAAATTAAACGGAACTTACATCAAGGAAGGCAAAACCAAAATGGAGTTGGCTAATGCTTTACGTCAAGACATTAAAGACTTTAAAGCCAAAAACAATTGCGATAGGTTAGCAATGGTTTGGTGTGGTTCTACCGAAATCTATTTAGAAGTTTCTGATGTTCACATGACCATCGAAAATTTTGAAAAAGGATTAGAAAACAATGATCCAAACATTGCTCCAAGTATGATTTATGCTTACGCAGCAATTAAAGAAGGTGTACCTTATGCAAATGGTGCTCCTAACCTTTCGGCTGACATCCCTGCTTTGGTAAATTTAGCTAAAGAAAGTGGTGTACCTATTTGTGGTAAAGATTTTAAAACTGGTCAAACGTTGATGAAAACGATTATTGCTCCAGGTTTAAAAACTCGTTCGTTAGGTATTGCTGGTTGGTTCTCTACAAATATTTTAGGTAACCGAGATGGCGAAGTATTAGACGACCCAGACAACTTTAAAACTAAAGAGGTTTCAAAATTAGGCGTTTTAGAAGAAATTCTAGAACCAGAAAAAAATCCTGATTTATACAAAGACCTGTACCATAAAGTACGTATCAACTACTACCCTCCTCATGGCGATAACAAAGAAGGTTGGGACAACATTGATATATTTGGTTGGATGGGATATCGTATGCAAATTAAAGTAGATTTCTTGTGTAGAGATTCTATTTTAGCTGCTCCATTGGTATTAGATTTGGCCATTTTCTTAGATTTGGCTTCACGTGCAGGAATGAGTGGTGTACAAGAATGGCTATCGTTCTACTTTAAATCGCCTCAAGAAAAAACAAAAGGTTTAAAACCTATACACGATATTTTTAAACAAGAAATGAAGTTAATGAACACTTTACGTTATTTACAAGGTGAAGAGTTGATTACTCATTTAGGTTTAGATTACGAAGATTAA
- a CDS encoding phosphatidylglycerophosphatase A has product MNFIHKIVTTFFGSGYSPIAPGTVGALFGCGVIVLFNYFEVVLNNPFLFITIILITTLIGFYSTNQLTSEWGKDPSKVVIDEVIGMWISMLLIPFSYINLLMAFVLFRLFDIFKPLGIRKLEQLNGGLGVMADDVLAGIYANLVLQLIIYLL; this is encoded by the coding sequence ATGAATTTTATTCACAAAATCGTTACCACCTTTTTTGGCTCAGGCTACTCTCCTATTGCACCAGGAACAGTTGGAGCATTGTTTGGTTGTGGTGTAATCGTTTTATTCAACTATTTTGAAGTTGTTTTAAATAACCCATTCTTATTTATAACCATTATTTTAATTACCACTCTAATTGGTTTTTATTCTACCAACCAATTAACTTCCGAATGGGGAAAAGACCCATCGAAAGTGGTTATTGATGAAGTAATTGGTATGTGGATTTCCATGTTGTTAATTCCTTTTAGCTACATAAACTTATTAATGGCATTTGTTTTATTTAGACTCTTTGACATTTTCAAACCCTTAGGTATTCGAAAATTAGAGCAACTAAACGGTGGTTTAGGTGTTATGGCTGATGATGTTTTGGCGGGTATTTATGCTAACTTAGTTTTACAACTCATTATTTATCTTCTATGA
- a CDS encoding antibiotic biosynthesis monooxygenase has product MIMIAKTPQPPYYAVIFTSLRTEGDNGYGDMSVRMVELASKQDGFLGIESAREEIGITVSYWRDLASIQKWKNNTDHAVAREKGRQDWYSHFKVRIAKVERDYGLDKT; this is encoded by the coding sequence ATAATTATGATTGCTAAAACACCACAACCGCCATATTATGCTGTAATATTTACTTCATTAAGAACAGAAGGTGATAATGGTTATGGTGATATGTCGGTTAGAATGGTTGAGTTAGCGAGTAAACAAGATGGTTTTTTAGGCATAGAGTCGGCTAGAGAGGAAATTGGTATTACCGTTTCGTATTGGAGAGATTTAGCATCGATTCAAAAATGGAAAAATAATACAGACCATGCTGTTGCTAGAGAAAAAGGTAGACAAGATTGGTACTCACATTTTAAAGTGCGAATTGCAAAGGTTGAACGTGATTATGGATTAGATAAAACTTAA
- a CDS encoding histidine phosphatase family protein — MKIIHLIRHAKSSWENPSTSDFYRKLNERGLRDAHFMAEELKKLAYHPDYILCSPAKRTTKTAEFFTEKLNLHQNHIHFEQRIYEASLKTLLEVLNEIPNQYNNIALIGHNPAITQLSNFLTTDYIDNIPTCGIVKIEMDIEDWQHIIEGIGRKLFFIYPKMF, encoded by the coding sequence ATGAAGATAATTCATCTTATAAGACATGCTAAATCAAGCTGGGAAAATCCTAGTACTTCCGACTTTTACAGAAAATTAAATGAAAGAGGGCTGCGTGATGCACATTTTATGGCTGAAGAATTAAAAAAATTAGCGTATCACCCTGATTACATCCTTTGTAGTCCAGCTAAAAGAACCACTAAAACTGCTGAATTTTTTACTGAAAAATTAAACCTTCATCAAAACCACATTCATTTTGAACAACGAATTTATGAAGCTTCGTTAAAAACCCTTTTAGAAGTTTTAAACGAGATACCAAACCAATACAACAACATTGCATTAATTGGTCACAACCCTGCAATAACTCAGCTTTCAAATTTTCTTACCACCGATTATATTGATAACATCCCCACTTGCGGAATAGTTAAAATAGAAATGGATATTGAAGATTGGCAACACATTATTGAAGGAATAGGACGTAAATTATTCTTTATTTATCCTAAAATGTTTTAA
- a CDS encoding tetratricopeptide repeat protein, translating to MNVLIKSILSILFVVTVSSSFSQRTFNEKLTAFSSSYEKEYTYDYDNAILSLEKVYVENSYEMNLRLGWLYYLKTDYTKSISFYKKALAQNPNSIEIKLMIVNPLSYLGNWDDIVAIYESILKSDDKNYTVNYRLALIWYNRKKNSQALTYIKKIQPLYPFDYELNLLSGKINIALGNITDAKISLQQAILYNPTATEPVELIKGL from the coding sequence ATGAACGTTTTAATTAAATCAATACTGTCAATTCTATTTGTAGTTACAGTTTCTTCAAGTTTTTCACAACGTACATTTAACGAAAAACTTACCGCTTTTTCTTCAAGTTATGAAAAAGAGTACACCTATGATTATGATAATGCAATACTATCTTTAGAGAAAGTTTATGTGGAAAATTCGTATGAAATGAATTTACGTTTAGGATGGTTATATTACTTAAAAACTGATTACACTAAATCCATTTCATTTTATAAAAAAGCACTGGCTCAAAATCCAAATTCTATTGAAATAAAATTAATGATTGTCAACCCTCTTTCTTATTTAGGAAACTGGGATGACATTGTAGCTATTTATGAAAGTATTCTAAAAAGTGATGATAAAAACTATACCGTTAATTATCGTTTAGCATTGATTTGGTACAACCGTAAAAAAAATAGTCAAGCGTTAACTTATATTAAAAAGATACAACCTTTATACCCTTTCGATTATGAGCTAAACCTCCTTTCAGGCAAAATAAACATTGCTTTAGGAAATATTACCGATGCAAAAATTTCATTGCAACAAGCTATTTTATACAATCCTACAGCAACTGAACCCGTTGAATTAATCAAAGGATTGTAA
- the pdxH gene encoding pyridoxamine 5'-phosphate oxidase: protein MEEIRNYLNAIRRDFADKPLSEDSVNANPFLQFSVWFEESVNAQLLDPYAMMVSTVDEVGQPHSRVVYLRNISEEGLVFYTNYHSEKGQNISVSNKIAVNFFWGELERQIRVEGEVEKVTNEISDTYFAARPRESQLGAWASNQSEDIKSREELEQQVQFYTEKFKGMDVPRPPHWGGYIIKPVKFEFWQGRPNRLHDRLVYSKTGCSWIISRKAP, encoded by the coding sequence ATGGAAGAAATACGAAATTATTTAAACGCTATTAGAAGAGATTTTGCTGATAAACCATTATCGGAAGATTCAGTGAATGCAAATCCATTTTTACAATTTTCGGTCTGGTTTGAAGAATCTGTTAATGCTCAATTACTCGACCCTTACGCGATGATGGTATCGACTGTTGATGAAGTTGGTCAGCCACATTCAAGAGTAGTTTATTTAAGGAATATTAGTGAAGAAGGCTTGGTTTTTTATACCAATTATCACAGCGAAAAAGGACAAAACATTAGTGTTTCGAACAAAATTGCTGTTAACTTTTTTTGGGGAGAATTAGAGCGTCAGATTAGGGTAGAAGGTGAAGTTGAAAAAGTTACTAACGAAATATCGGATACTTATTTTGCTGCACGACCAAGAGAAAGTCAATTGGGTGCATGGGCATCAAATCAAAGTGAAGACATTAAGAGTAGGGAAGAGCTTGAACAGCAGGTACAGTTTTATACTGAAAAATTTAAAGGTATGGATGTACCTCGTCCACCACATTGGGGTGGATATATTATAAAGCCAGTAAAATTTGAATTTTGGCAAGGTCGCCCAAATCGTTTACACGATAGGCTTGTTTACAGTAAAACAGGTTGTAGTTGGATTATTTCAAGAAAAGCACCCTGA
- a CDS encoding DUF1987 domain-containing protein, with the protein MKSLFIEGKQNSPAVAFSEGGVLSIVGRSIPEHPLKFYKPLEDWITEFLATSPIKVYFKVHLDYLNTHSTECMLTLMKKIEEYATSSKADVSILWNFDEDDEDMQTLGEDLKSLVKVPFKIEEAKS; encoded by the coding sequence ATGAAATCTCTGTTTATAGAAGGAAAACAAAACTCACCCGCAGTTGCTTTTAGTGAAGGTGGAGTATTGAGTATTGTAGGTAGGTCTATTCCAGAACATCCATTAAAATTTTATAAACCTTTAGAAGATTGGATTACTGAATTTTTGGCCACTTCTCCAATTAAAGTTTATTTTAAGGTACACCTAGATTATTTAAATACTCATTCGACAGAATGTATGCTTACTTTAATGAAAAAAATAGAGGAATATGCCACTTCTTCAAAGGCAGACGTATCAATACTTTGGAATTTTGATGAAGATGATGAAGATATGCAAACGCTTGGTGAAGATTTAAAATCTTTGGTTAAAGTTCCATTTAAAATTGAGGAGGCAAAAAGTTAA
- a CDS encoding acyl-CoA carboxylase subunit beta: MAKKQDLDFNKNEDVNKLMVSELNRKLDQVYLGGGKKRIEKEHEKGKLTARERIDYLLDPKSKRIEIGAFVGEGMYKQYGGCVSGGVVGVIGYVSGRQCIVVANDATVKAGAWFPMAAKKNLRLQEISMENKLPIIYLVDSAGVFLPMQDEIFPDKEHFGRIFRNNAKMSAMGISQISAIMGSCVAGGAYLPIMSDEAMIVDKTGSIFLAGSYLVKAAIGETIDNETLGGATTHCEISGVTDYKCKDDKDCLDRIKKIMNKIGDANKAGFNRIKAQKPKLDENEIFGILPDSREKPYDIKDIILRMVDNSEFDEYKEDYGKTIVCGYARIDGWSVGIVANQRIVVKSAKGEMQFGGVIYSDSADKSARFIMNCNQKKIPLVFLQDVSGFMVGSRSEHGGIIKDGAKMVNAQANSVVPKFTVIIGNSYGAGNYAMCGKAYDPRLIVAWPSAQLAVMSGASAAKTLLQIEVAALKSRGEEITPEKEEELYNTIKNRYDEQISPYYSAARLWTDAIINPLDTRTWISMGIEAANNAPIEQAFNVGVIQV, encoded by the coding sequence ATGGCAAAGAAACAAGACTTAGATTTTAACAAGAATGAAGATGTAAATAAACTAATGGTTTCAGAATTAAACAGGAAACTAGACCAAGTATATTTAGGTGGAGGAAAAAAACGCATTGAAAAAGAACATGAAAAAGGCAAATTAACAGCACGCGAACGTATTGATTATTTGTTAGACCCAAAATCAAAAAGAATTGAAATTGGTGCATTTGTCGGCGAAGGTATGTACAAGCAATATGGAGGTTGTGTTTCAGGTGGGGTTGTTGGTGTTATTGGATATGTTAGTGGCAGACAATGTATTGTTGTTGCTAACGATGCAACAGTAAAGGCTGGAGCATGGTTTCCAATGGCTGCAAAAAAGAATTTACGTTTACAAGAAATATCAATGGAAAATAAATTACCTATTATCTATTTAGTAGATAGTGCAGGTGTTTTCTTGCCTATGCAAGATGAAATTTTTCCTGATAAAGAACATTTTGGCAGAATTTTTAGAAACAATGCTAAAATGTCGGCAATGGGTATTTCTCAAATATCTGCAATAATGGGTAGTTGTGTTGCTGGTGGAGCATATTTACCAATTATGAGCGATGAAGCAATGATTGTTGATAAAACAGGTTCTATCTTTTTAGCTGGTTCATATCTTGTAAAAGCAGCAATTGGAGAAACCATTGACAACGAAACGTTAGGAGGAGCAACCACCCATTGCGAAATTTCTGGTGTAACCGATTACAAATGTAAAGATGACAAAGACTGTTTAGATAGAATTAAAAAGATAATGAACAAAATTGGCGATGCCAATAAAGCAGGTTTTAACCGTATAAAAGCTCAAAAACCAAAATTAGACGAAAACGAAATATTTGGAATATTACCTGACTCAAGAGAAAAACCTTATGATATAAAAGATATCATTTTAAGAATGGTTGATAATTCGGAATTTGACGAATACAAAGAAGATTATGGTAAAACCATTGTTTGTGGATATGCACGTATTGATGGTTGGTCGGTTGGAATTGTAGCAAACCAACGAATTGTAGTAAAGTCTGCAAAAGGAGAAATGCAATTTGGAGGTGTAATCTATTCTGATTCAGCCGATAAATCTGCTCGTTTTATTATGAACTGTAATCAAAAGAAAATTCCATTAGTATTCTTACAAGATGTTAGTGGATTTATGGTAGGGTCTCGCTCCGAACATGGTGGTATAATTAAAGATGGTGCTAAAATGGTAAATGCTCAAGCCAACTCAGTTGTTCCTAAGTTTACTGTAATTATTGGAAATTCTTATGGGGCAGGAAATTATGCCATGTGTGGAAAAGCTTATGACCCTCGTTTAATTGTTGCTTGGCCATCAGCTCAATTAGCTGTAATGAGTGGTGCTTCCGCTGCAAAAACTTTATTACAAATTGAAGTTGCTGCTTTAAAATCAAGAGGAGAAGAAATTACTCCTGAAAAAGAAGAAGAATTATATAATACTATTAAAAATAGATACGACGAACAAATTTCACCTTATTATAGTGCTGCTCGATTATGGACAGATGCTATCATTAATCCATTAGATACCAGAACATGGATTTCTATGGGAATTGAGGCTGCAAATAACGCTCCTATCGAACAAGCATTTAATGTTGGTGTTATCCAGGTTTAA